In a single window of the Dinghuibacter silviterrae genome:
- a CDS encoding DNA polymerase III subunit alpha — protein sequence MYLNCKTYFSYRYGTFTTEELVKAGAAIGAEALALTNINCTADAWDFYEFCIQQGIRPVLGAEVRNEDTFCYLLLAKNLDGFAAINRFLSEHLQTKAPFPQRPRLKAEHVRIIYGMETAAPGALRPGDLDEHELIGVRPSEVNKLYGKNTTGGKFVIRNPVSFQAPPADDNSRDRNQKNESYRLHRLLRAIDKNTLLTRQQPEDIAAADEFFHTQEQLTAVFAHHPTLITRTKEVMDTCDLSLDFSTDKTLQTYTGSKKEDRKLLRQKALEGFRYRYEARADALERVEKELGIIDQMGFNAFFLITWDVIRYAQSRGFYYVGRGSGANSIVAYCLQITDVDPMELNLYFERFLNPKRSSPPDFDIDFSWKDRDEVMQYVFTKYGSERVALLGMFSTFQRNATIRELGKVCGLPKPEIDALVDSPKAPLKEDRYQRGIQHYSERMINFPNHGSVHPGGMLISEKPMYTYTVVELPPKGLPAAQIDLFLAEKINLFKLDLLSQRGLGHIKDCIELVRQNKGVSIDIHDVETFKHDPLVAARIRKADSIGCFYIESPGMRQLLQKLRCDDYLTLVAASSIIRPGVAQSGMMRQYIHRFHHPAAIEYLHPKLEELLKETFGVMVYQEDVIKVAHYFAGLDLGEADVLRRAMSGKYRGNDRFRAIRDRFFEGCKAKGYEEALSAEVWRQMESFAGFSFSKAHSASFAVESYQSLYLKTYYPMEFMVAVINNFGGFYRTEVYFHELKGTGATVLPPCVNEGSYETSIKGSTVITGFNHVQGLEEKLVKTLLAERAHNGIFTDVGDLVDRVAITPEQMNLLIRIGALRFTGKRKKELLWEATFLYKKKQRQPAGVALFREQPARWQLPDLAEHPLDDAYDEMELLGFPLTNVWALADVDLEAFKTTSDLPACLGQTVTMIGYLVITKQARTQKGESMMFGTFFDKRGDWVDTVHFPASLARFPFQGNGFYVFTGKVIEEFGVYSVDVNAMRKQGLKGRSIL from the coding sequence ATGTATCTTAACTGCAAAACCTATTTCAGCTACCGCTACGGCACCTTCACGACGGAGGAGCTGGTGAAGGCGGGTGCCGCGATCGGCGCGGAGGCGCTGGCGCTGACAAACATCAATTGCACCGCAGACGCCTGGGACTTTTACGAATTCTGCATACAGCAAGGTATACGACCGGTCCTGGGGGCGGAGGTGCGGAATGAGGATACCTTTTGCTACCTACTGTTGGCCAAAAACCTGGACGGCTTTGCTGCGATCAACCGGTTCCTGTCGGAGCACCTGCAGACGAAGGCGCCTTTCCCGCAGCGGCCGAGGTTAAAGGCGGAGCATGTTCGGATCATTTATGGGATGGAGACGGCGGCCCCCGGGGCGCTGCGGCCGGGCGACCTGGACGAACACGAGCTGATCGGTGTCCGCCCCTCCGAGGTCAACAAACTCTACGGCAAAAACACGACCGGCGGAAAATTCGTCATCCGCAACCCCGTGTCCTTCCAGGCGCCGCCGGCAGACGACAACAGCCGGGACCGGAACCAGAAAAACGAATCCTACCGGTTGCACCGCCTGCTCAGGGCGATCGATAAAAATACCCTCCTGACCAGGCAACAACCGGAGGATATAGCTGCGGCGGATGAATTTTTCCATACACAAGAACAGCTCACAGCTGTCTTCGCCCACCACCCCACCCTGATCACCCGGACGAAAGAGGTCATGGACACCTGCGACCTGTCCCTGGATTTCAGCACGGATAAGACACTGCAAACCTATACCGGGAGCAAGAAGGAGGACAGAAAACTGTTAAGACAAAAGGCCCTGGAGGGTTTCCGCTACCGCTACGAAGCACGGGCGGACGCGCTGGAGCGCGTGGAAAAGGAGCTTGGCATCATCGACCAGATGGGCTTTAACGCCTTTTTCCTGATCACCTGGGACGTCATCCGGTATGCGCAAAGCCGGGGCTTTTACTATGTGGGCCGGGGAAGCGGGGCCAATTCCATCGTGGCCTATTGTCTCCAGATCACCGACGTGGATCCGATGGAGCTGAACCTGTATTTCGAACGCTTTTTGAACCCAAAGCGAAGCTCGCCACCCGACTTTGACATCGATTTTTCCTGGAAGGACAGGGACGAGGTGATGCAGTATGTCTTTACAAAATATGGGTCCGAACGCGTGGCACTTCTCGGGATGTTCAGCACGTTTCAGCGAAACGCAACGATCCGGGAGCTGGGGAAGGTGTGCGGCCTGCCGAAACCGGAAATCGACGCCCTGGTCGACAGCCCGAAGGCACCGCTAAAGGAAGACCGCTACCAGCGGGGGATACAGCACTACAGCGAGCGGATGATCAATTTCCCCAACCACGGCTCGGTGCACCCGGGCGGGATGCTGATCAGCGAAAAACCAATGTATACCTACACGGTGGTGGAGTTGCCGCCCAAAGGATTGCCGGCGGCGCAAATCGACCTTTTTCTCGCGGAAAAAATCAACCTTTTCAAGCTGGACCTCCTGAGCCAGCGCGGGCTGGGGCACATCAAAGATTGTATTGAACTGGTACGGCAAAACAAAGGGGTGTCCATCGACATACACGACGTGGAGACGTTCAAGCATGACCCCCTGGTCGCCGCGCGCATCAGAAAAGCCGACAGCATCGGGTGTTTTTATATCGAGAGCCCGGGGATGCGACAGTTGCTGCAAAAGCTGCGCTGCGATGACTACCTGACGCTGGTAGCGGCGAGCTCGATTATCCGGCCGGGAGTCGCCCAGTCGGGGATGATGCGACAATACATCCACCGGTTTCATCATCCTGCTGCGATCGAGTACCTCCATCCAAAACTAGAAGAGTTGCTAAAGGAAACCTTTGGCGTGATGGTATACCAGGAAGATGTGATCAAGGTAGCGCACTATTTCGCGGGTCTCGACCTGGGAGAGGCCGATGTGCTGAGGCGCGCCATGAGCGGGAAGTACCGGGGGAACGACCGCTTCCGGGCCATCCGGGACCGGTTCTTTGAAGGTTGCAAGGCCAAAGGATATGAGGAGGCGCTGAGCGCCGAGGTCTGGCGGCAAATGGAATCCTTTGCCGGTTTTTCCTTTAGCAAGGCGCACTCCGCGAGCTTCGCGGTGGAAAGCTATCAAAGCCTGTACCTGAAAACCTATTACCCGATGGAGTTTATGGTGGCGGTCATCAACAACTTCGGCGGGTTCTACCGGACGGAGGTGTATTTCCACGAGCTGAAAGGGACGGGCGCGACAGTGTTGCCGCCCTGCGTCAACGAGGGGTCGTACGAGACATCAATCAAGGGGTCCACGGTCATTACGGGCTTTAACCACGTCCAGGGTTTGGAAGAGAAGCTCGTGAAAACGCTGCTCGCCGAGCGTGCCCACAACGGCATTTTTACCGACGTCGGCGACCTGGTCGACCGCGTCGCCATCACCCCCGAGCAAATGAACCTGCTGATCCGCATCGGGGCCCTGCGGTTTACTGGGAAGAGGAAAAAGGAATTGCTGTGGGAGGCCACTTTTTTGTACAAAAAAAAGCAACGCCAGCCCGCAGGCGTCGCGCTCTTCCGGGAGCAGCCCGCACGCTGGCAGTTGCCGGATCTGGCGGAGCATCCGCTGGATGATGCATACGACGAGATGGAACTGCTGGGGTTCCCGTTGACGAATGTATGGGCATTGGCCGATGTCGATCTGGAGGCATTCAAGACGACCTCCGATCTGCCGGCTTGCCTTGGCCAAACGGTGACCATGATCGGCTATCTCGTCATCACCAAACAGGCCCGAACCCAAAAAGGCGAGTCCATGATGTTCGGGACGTTTTTCGACAAACGGGGGGATTGGGTGGATACGGTGCACTTCCCCGCTTCGTTGGCGCGGTTTCCGTTTCAAGGTAATGGGTTTTATGTGTTCACAGGCAAGGTGATAGAAGAGTTTGGGGTGTATTCGGTCGACGTCAATGCCATGCGGAAACAGGGGTTAAAAGGGCGTTCTATTCTTTAA
- the dinB gene encoding DNA polymerase IV — MASSPTARSVAHFDLDAFFVSVECLKNPVLKGRPLIVGGGERGVVAACSYETRKFGVHSAMPMKLARRLCPEAMVISGDMESYSKYSHLVTDIIRSKVPVCEKASIDEFYIDLSGMDRFFGISKFTRELRETITDETGLPISYALASNKLISKVATNEVKPRGQMEIPFGEERRYLAPLSVQKLPMVGKQTADQLRQMGVETIRVLADIPMEMLANIFGKNGIDLWRKANGIDESPVVPYSEQKSISTENTFHADTTDMTFLGDELVKMTEKIAFELREQNKLTGCITVKVRYSNFDTFTKQATIPYTGSDHVLLQKVKELFAQLYDRRLLVRLVGVRFSHLIPGNYQIDLFEDTQEMIHLYQQIDHIKRRFGNDLLRRAVGFVGGENKRYVS, encoded by the coding sequence ATGGCCTCTTCTCCTACCGCACGATCGGTCGCACACTTCGACCTGGATGCGTTTTTCGTGTCCGTCGAGTGTCTGAAGAACCCCGTTTTGAAGGGGCGGCCGTTGATCGTGGGCGGTGGCGAACGGGGCGTTGTTGCGGCCTGTAGCTACGAGACCCGGAAGTTCGGGGTGCACAGCGCGATGCCGATGAAGCTGGCCAGGCGTCTTTGCCCGGAAGCGATGGTCATCTCCGGAGATATGGAGAGTTATTCGAAGTACTCGCACCTGGTCACGGACATCATCCGGTCAAAGGTGCCCGTTTGTGAAAAGGCCAGCATCGACGAATTCTATATAGACCTGTCGGGGATGGACAGGTTTTTTGGCATCTCCAAATTCACCCGGGAACTCAGGGAAACCATCACGGACGAAACGGGGCTGCCCATCTCTTATGCCCTGGCGTCGAACAAGCTGATCAGTAAGGTGGCCACCAACGAGGTCAAGCCCAGGGGGCAGATGGAAATTCCCTTTGGAGAGGAACGCCGTTACCTGGCGCCCCTTTCGGTGCAGAAGCTGCCGATGGTGGGCAAGCAGACCGCGGACCAGTTGCGGCAGATGGGCGTGGAAACCATCCGGGTGCTGGCCGACATTCCGATGGAAATGCTGGCGAATATCTTCGGCAAAAACGGGATCGACCTTTGGCGCAAAGCCAACGGCATCGACGAAAGCCCGGTGGTACCGTATAGCGAGCAGAAGAGCATTTCGACCGAAAACACTTTTCACGCGGACACGACTGATATGACGTTCTTAGGAGACGAGCTGGTAAAGATGACGGAAAAGATCGCCTTCGAGCTCCGCGAGCAAAACAAATTGACGGGATGTATCACCGTCAAGGTGCGGTATTCCAACTTCGATACGTTTACCAAACAGGCGACGATTCCCTACACAGGGTCGGACCACGTGCTGCTGCAAAAGGTCAAGGAATTGTTTGCACAGTTGTACGACCGCCGGTTGCTGGTGCGGCTGGTGGGCGTCCGGTTTTCGCACCTGATCCCGGGGAACTACCAGATCGACCTGTTCGAGGACACGCAGGAGATGATCCACCTCTACCAGCAGATCGACCACATCAAGCGCCGCTTTGGCAATGACCTCCTGCGCAGGGCGGTCGGATTTGTTGGGGGGGAAAACAAGCGCTATGTATCTTAA
- a CDS encoding MFS transporter has product MNTVTLAGRREWIALAVLALPTLLLSIDVSVLYLALPPLSQSLHANSGQQLWIMDIYNFMIAGWLVTMGTAADRLGYRPIMLIGALGFSLASIMAAFSTTAGMLIAARALMGITGATLMPCTLGLIRHMFHDAHQRATAISLWMSCFMVGMVIGPLVGGVIIEHFHWGGVFLMGVPVMLLLLVAGPLLLPGYREGTTHTLDPVGVILSLLAILPFVYGCTELARSGWSFWPLLILLAGIVFGVVFVRRERRQADPLLDLRLFADRVFSATLIVLFFIAIAMGGISIFTAQYLQMVLGLSPLHAGLWMVPQAVFMMIGFLISPPLAKRFRPGGLFAVGLVIAAIGLFLIALVGPDAISPGPGSVPAGRGLALVVIGGVLSAFGIAPAVSLGTGIVISAAPPEKAGSASAICETCNELGVALGVALLGSLGAFFYRLRLPSFLPSGLSVRDLFAAREGFASAFTLVPAVRPQAAAAYMSGMQVAAGVSAVVLAGLAVISVVGLRSVRPLGAGAAH; this is encoded by the coding sequence ATGAACACTGTAACCCTCGCTGGTAGACGCGAATGGATCGCACTCGCCGTGTTAGCGCTGCCCACATTGTTGTTGTCGATCGACGTCAGCGTCCTGTACCTTGCGCTGCCGCCCCTCAGCCAAAGCCTCCACGCCAACAGCGGCCAGCAGCTCTGGATTATGGATATTTATAACTTTATGATCGCCGGCTGGCTCGTGACCATGGGCACCGCCGCGGACAGGTTAGGATACCGGCCCATTATGCTTATCGGGGCCTTGGGATTTAGCCTGGCCTCCATCATGGCTGCTTTCTCCACCACGGCCGGCATGCTCATCGCGGCCCGTGCGCTCATGGGTATCACCGGAGCCACCCTCATGCCCTGTACCCTGGGGCTTATCCGTCACATGTTTCATGATGCCCACCAGCGGGCGACCGCCATATCCCTTTGGATGAGCTGTTTTATGGTGGGTATGGTGATCGGCCCCCTCGTCGGCGGGGTGATCATCGAGCATTTTCATTGGGGAGGTGTTTTTCTGATGGGTGTTCCCGTGATGCTCCTGCTCCTCGTGGCCGGTCCTTTGCTCCTGCCCGGCTATCGGGAAGGGACCACGCACACCCTGGATCCTGTTGGGGTGATCTTGTCCCTCTTGGCTATCCTGCCCTTTGTCTATGGGTGTACAGAGCTCGCCCGGTCGGGGTGGTCGTTTTGGCCCTTGCTTATTCTACTGGCGGGAATCGTTTTCGGTGTCGTCTTTGTCCGGCGGGAACGGCGTCAGGCTGATCCCCTGTTGGATCTTCGTCTTTTTGCCGATCGCGTATTCAGCGCCACCCTTATCGTGCTGTTTTTTATCGCTATCGCGATGGGGGGGATTTCCATTTTCACCGCTCAATATTTGCAAATGGTGCTGGGGTTATCTCCGTTGCACGCCGGGTTGTGGATGGTCCCGCAGGCGGTTTTTATGATGATCGGGTTTTTGATCTCCCCACCGCTCGCCAAGCGGTTCCGGCCCGGGGGACTTTTTGCGGTGGGGCTTGTTATTGCGGCCATCGGGTTGTTCCTGATCGCGCTGGTGGGGCCGGATGCCATTTCCCCTGGTCCCGGCTCCGTTCCTGCCGGGCGCGGTCTCGCCCTCGTCGTCATCGGAGGCGTCCTCAGCGCCTTTGGGATCGCCCCCGCTGTTTCCCTGGGCACCGGCATCGTCATCAGCGCGGCGCCTCCTGAAAAGGCCGGTTCCGCGTCCGCCATTTGCGAGACGTGCAACGAGCTTGGCGTCGCCTTGGGTGTTGCCCTCCTGGGCAGCCTGGGGGCCTTCTTCTACCGCCTCCGGCTACCCTCCTTTTTGCCCTCGGGGCTATCCGTCCGCGACCTTTTTGCTGCGCGGGAAGGCTTTGCTTCGGCCTTTACCCTCGTTCCGGCAGTGCGTCCCCAGGCGGCGGCGGCCTATATGTCCGGAATGCAGGTAGCCGCGGGCGTGAGCGCGGTGGTGCTGGCGGGGTTGGCGGTGATTTCGGTGGTGGGGTTGCGGAGTGTGCGGCCGCTTGGGGCGGGAGCGGCCCATTAG
- a CDS encoding ATP-binding protein — protein MIRRDLEHRLTNALSHVPVVAVVGPRQVGKTTLALEIAHQQPTKKASYLDLELDSDLSKLDDAEGYLKRFNNQLLIIDEVQRKPDLFRLLRGLVDVRKREGETAGQFLLLGSASRELLQQSSETLAGRIRYLELSPFSSWEIYTDDPLAFNPEKLWFRGGFPNSFLAPTDDESWEWRNDFISTYIERDLPLMGPQVSATRMKRFWTMLAHYHGQQVVYSDLGKSLEVSHTTIKSYLDILTDFYMVRQIQPWAGNTKKRLIKSPKIYIRDTGLLHSLLNISTFEGLLGNPAVGASWEGFVMESIITRLSTKWQYSYYRTVTQTEIDLVLEGPGGQIWAIEIKKSGAPSVKKGFHAGCEDIKATHKFVVYSGTERFPLSDNVEAIGLVAFLKLIEE, from the coding sequence ATGATTCGCAGAGATCTTGAACATAGGTTGACCAACGCCCTTTCACACGTACCTGTGGTGGCCGTCGTAGGTCCCCGGCAGGTCGGCAAAACGACGCTTGCGCTGGAGATTGCCCATCAGCAACCGACCAAAAAGGCATCCTATCTGGACTTGGAACTGGATTCCGACTTGAGCAAACTCGATGACGCTGAAGGTTACCTAAAGCGATTTAACAACCAGTTGTTGATTATTGATGAAGTACAGAGAAAACCGGACCTGTTTCGGCTTCTAAGGGGGCTTGTGGATGTCCGTAAACGTGAAGGAGAAACGGCCGGCCAGTTTTTATTGCTTGGGTCTGCTTCCCGGGAATTGTTACAACAATCTTCAGAAACACTGGCGGGCAGGATCCGCTACCTGGAGCTAAGTCCTTTTTCATCCTGGGAAATCTATACAGACGATCCCCTGGCATTTAACCCGGAGAAACTATGGTTTCGCGGGGGATTTCCCAATAGCTTTTTGGCACCGACAGATGATGAAAGCTGGGAGTGGAGGAACGACTTTATTTCTACTTATATAGAGCGGGACCTGCCACTTATGGGCCCTCAGGTGTCGGCCACAAGAATGAAAAGGTTTTGGACGATGTTGGCGCATTACCATGGTCAGCAGGTCGTTTATTCGGACTTGGGCAAGAGCCTTGAAGTAAGCCATACAACGATAAAGTCCTACCTGGATATCCTGACCGATTTTTACATGGTCAGGCAAATTCAGCCATGGGCCGGAAATACGAAAAAAAGGCTGATCAAATCGCCTAAGATATACATACGGGATACCGGACTATTACATAGCCTGCTTAATATTTCAACTTTTGAAGGCTTATTGGGAAACCCGGCAGTGGGCGCCAGTTGGGAGGGTTTTGTCATGGAAAGCATTATTACCCGCCTTTCCACTAAATGGCAATACAGCTATTACCGGACAGTCACCCAAACGGAGATCGATCTTGTGTTGGAGGGCCCCGGGGGACAAATATGGGCCATCGAAATAAAAAAGTCAGGCGCACCCAGTGTTAAAAAAGGATTTCATGCCGGTTGCGAGGACATCAAGGCAACCCATAAATTCGTCGTCTACTCGGGGACCGAGCGCTTTCCGCTTTCCGACAATGTTGAAGCCATTGGACTTGTTGCGTTCCTGAAGTTGATAGAAGAATAG
- a CDS encoding MFS transporter, which yields MIKLRILPLNDRRSHRAATGALFFLSGLCNSSWASRIPTIQQNLKLSDGAMGGVLMAAPVGLMLSLPVAGWLIQLKGSRLVAGFSAVTYISMLQLLGMAPSTALLVSSLLLFGFSGNLLNISMNTQAVEVEALYGRTIMASFHGLWSLASFTGALVGTAMMAVPVTPTGHFLIIGAVAVTLMALSFPRLLPAQEVAEDVKKTMFAKPDRSLVALGLVALLVMICEGAMADWSGIFFKKIVRVSPSSVGLGYASFTCTMAFGRFVADGLVTRIGMKKVLQGSGLLITAGLVLAVAVPQLPTAVLGMFLVGLGSSSVVPLILSTAGKSKTVSAGMALASISTISFMGLLFGPPLIGFIAGATSLRVSFLFLSLMGLFIAGTVARMRE from the coding sequence ATGATCAAGCTGCGGATATTACCCCTGAACGACCGGCGCTCCCACAGGGCAGCCACGGGTGCGTTGTTCTTCCTATCCGGGCTTTGTAATTCGAGCTGGGCGTCAAGAATTCCGACGATCCAGCAAAACCTCAAACTTTCGGACGGCGCGATGGGCGGGGTGCTGATGGCGGCCCCGGTGGGGTTGATGTTGTCGCTCCCCGTGGCGGGCTGGCTGATCCAACTGAAGGGGAGCCGGCTGGTGGCGGGGTTTTCCGCGGTCACTTACATCTCGATGCTGCAATTGCTGGGGATGGCGCCCAGCACGGCTTTGCTGGTGTCTTCCCTGCTCCTTTTCGGGTTTTCCGGCAACCTGCTGAACATTTCGATGAACACCCAGGCGGTGGAGGTGGAAGCGCTCTATGGCCGCACCATCATGGCATCGTTTCACGGGTTGTGGAGCCTGGCGAGCTTTACCGGCGCCCTGGTGGGCACAGCGATGATGGCGGTCCCGGTGACCCCGACGGGTCATTTCCTGATCATTGGGGCCGTAGCTGTCACGCTGATGGCGCTGAGTTTCCCGCGGCTTTTGCCCGCGCAGGAGGTCGCGGAAGATGTCAAAAAAACGATGTTCGCAAAGCCCGACCGTTCGCTGGTAGCGCTGGGGCTGGTGGCCCTCTTGGTGATGATCTGTGAAGGCGCCATGGCGGACTGGAGCGGCATATTCTTTAAAAAAATAGTGCGGGTCTCCCCTTCTTCCGTCGGCCTCGGTTATGCCTCCTTTACATGCACAATGGCTTTTGGCCGGTTTGTTGCCGACGGGCTGGTCACCAGGATAGGGATGAAAAAAGTTTTGCAGGGAAGTGGCCTCCTGATCACCGCAGGTCTGGTGCTGGCCGTGGCCGTTCCCCAGCTGCCCACGGCTGTGCTGGGCATGTTTCTCGTAGGGCTGGGCTCGTCCTCCGTCGTCCCCCTGATCCTGTCCACCGCAGGCAAGTCCAAAACAGTGTCAGCGGGGATGGCGCTGGCATCGATCTCTACCATTAGCTTTATGGGGCTCCTTTTCGGGCCGCCCCTGATCGGGTTTATTGCGGGGGCGACGAGTTTGAGGGTTTCTTTTCTTTTCCTTTCCTTAATGGGGCTGTTTATTGCGGGGACGGTTGCCCGGATGAGGGAGTAG
- a CDS encoding DoxX family protein produces MKRSFRSNIPVRIDIALLLLRVWAGASLFVKHGLEKVTHFQDMAAHFPDPIHIGPRLSLIYALITDALCSILVAVGFATRLAAFLIVVNLGVVFGAMHQFSFMADHAELVYLYFGVFATLMITGAGRFSVDSYL; encoded by the coding sequence ATGAAAAGGTCCTTCCGGTCCAATATCCCCGTTCGGATTGATATCGCATTACTCCTATTGCGTGTGTGGGCGGGTGCAAGTTTGTTTGTCAAGCACGGTCTTGAAAAAGTGACGCATTTCCAGGATATGGCGGCGCATTTTCCGGACCCCATCCACATCGGGCCAAGGCTGAGCCTGATTTACGCGCTGATCACCGATGCCCTTTGCTCGATCCTGGTGGCGGTGGGTTTTGCCACGAGGCTGGCGGCCTTTCTGATCGTCGTCAACTTAGGGGTCGTTTTCGGAGCCATGCATCAATTCTCCTTTATGGCGGACCACGCGGAGCTGGTCTATCTGTACTTCGGCGTGTTCGCGACCCTGATGATTACAGGAGCGGGCCGGTTCAGCGTGGATAGTTACCTGTGA
- a CDS encoding Crp/Fnr family transcriptional regulator, whose protein sequence is MSIKGIFPIDNWDFKSQSILSGLPEEDLDMLMERSTTHTYKKGDTIFREGSFPSSIFFIATGKVKKFKTDKAGREQIIYVANTGELIGYHAVLSEGRYPDSAATLEESTLTVVEREDFLHTLRHSPTLNHRLLQNLSHEFSVLINNLTLFARRSVRERLALQLVVLREKYKINFEPGTPVEINLSREDLASLAGTTRENVVRILTEFKEEGLLQTKGRKIVVLDVRGLIGVAES, encoded by the coding sequence ATGAGTATAAAAGGGATCTTTCCGATCGACAATTGGGATTTCAAAAGCCAGTCCATCCTCTCCGGTCTCCCCGAAGAAGACCTCGACATGCTTATGGAGCGATCCACCACCCACACGTATAAAAAAGGAGATACCATTTTCCGCGAGGGCTCTTTCCCTTCGTCCATTTTTTTTATCGCCACCGGCAAGGTCAAAAAATTCAAAACCGATAAAGCCGGCCGTGAACAAATCATCTACGTCGCCAACACCGGAGAACTGATCGGATACCACGCCGTCCTTTCCGAGGGAAGGTACCCCGACTCCGCCGCCACCCTCGAAGAAAGCACGCTTACTGTTGTCGAACGCGAGGACTTTCTCCACACCCTCCGTCACTCCCCCACCCTCAACCATCGCCTCCTCCAGAACCTCAGCCACGAATTCTCCGTCCTCATCAACAACCTCACCCTTTTTGCCCGCCGTTCCGTCCGCGAACGCCTCGCCCTCCAACTCGTCGTTCTCCGCGAGAAGTACAAAATCAACTTCGAACCCGGAACGCCCGTGGAAATCAACCTCTCCAGGGAAGACCTCGCCAGCCTCGCCGGCACCACCCGTGAAAACGTCGTCCGTATCCTCACCGAATTCAAAGAAGAAGGGCTGCTCCAAACGAAGGGCCGCAAGATCGTTGTTCTTGATGTTCGGGGATTGATCGGGGTGGCGGAGAGCTAG
- a CDS encoding class I SAM-dependent methyltransferase, whose translation MKELADVRFDSDVYFDRIYPEKVRALSRVHWTPLRVVRQAVGFLAGDEGTRVLDIGSGVGKFCLAAAQCRPGSFFSGVEQRGDLVDTANEARKELGLDNVSFIHGNFTQVDFERYDAFYFYNSFHENLDGTDKIDDRLVYTEALYDYYTRYLYRQLDRLPAGARLVTYHSMDAEVPRDFHRVEEAFSGLLKFWMKV comes from the coding sequence ATGAAAGAGCTGGCCGATGTGCGGTTTGATAGCGATGTATACTTCGACCGGATTTACCCGGAAAAGGTGAGGGCGTTGTCGCGGGTGCACTGGACGCCGCTCCGTGTCGTCCGGCAGGCGGTTGGGTTCCTGGCGGGCGACGAGGGTACGCGGGTACTGGATATTGGAAGCGGCGTGGGGAAATTTTGCCTGGCGGCCGCGCAGTGCAGACCCGGTTCGTTTTTCTCCGGAGTCGAGCAGCGGGGTGACCTGGTGGATACCGCCAACGAGGCCCGGAAGGAATTAGGGCTTGACAATGTCTCCTTTATTCACGGGAACTTTACCCAGGTGGATTTTGAGCGGTATGATGCCTTTTATTTTTACAATTCTTTTCACGAAAACCTGGACGGGACAGACAAGATAGACGACCGGCTCGTGTATACGGAGGCCTTGTACGACTATTATACGCGCTACCTGTACAGGCAGTTGGACCGGCTTCCGGCAGGGGCGAGACTGGTTACCTATCACAGCATGGACGCAGAAGTGCCGAGGGACTTTCACCGCGTAGAAGAAGCATTTAGCGGCCTGCTCAAATTCTGGATGAAGGTATGA